A single Sporosarcina sp. FSL W8-0480 DNA region contains:
- a CDS encoding Xaa-Pro peptidase family protein, translated as MVVQKRIEEIRSYMYENGVDVTLVYEPDNQFYLTGFRAISYSRPIVTLIDGNEIQLIIPGLEEAHAAQMASVDRTHVYYEQYGFRDRVLTYVDHLTQILSTLPNGSKVGVEIGVLPASIYMYLQEKGFVLVDIGAKVTEMRSIKDSHEIELLKVAGHLSDLAIGESLKHVSIGMSELEFDAYGDRLLLEVASQKYQDELIGYADWTCSGVVRSEMPHLYSSTRKFADGDVVVHSRQVWFNNYRAENERTFLIGNVTEKQKDLLKLAIEAQQVGMELIRPGILARDVDIATFEVFRKAGYAEFVQHRVGHGLGLSEHEEPYLRFDNDLVLQEGMVYTIEPGIYVPGVGGFRHSDTVILTENGSRSITEYPRDFESMQF; from the coding sequence ATGGTAGTTCAAAAGAGAATTGAAGAAATCAGGAGCTATATGTATGAAAACGGAGTGGACGTAACGCTTGTCTATGAGCCTGATAATCAGTTTTATCTAACTGGGTTTCGCGCGATTTCCTATTCCCGACCGATTGTTACGTTGATCGACGGAAATGAAATTCAATTGATCATTCCAGGGCTTGAAGAAGCTCATGCCGCGCAAATGGCCAGTGTCGATCGAACTCATGTGTATTACGAGCAATATGGGTTTCGTGATCGGGTGTTGACGTATGTGGATCATTTAACTCAAATACTATCAACCCTTCCTAATGGTAGTAAGGTCGGTGTAGAGATAGGTGTTTTACCAGCGTCCATTTATATGTATTTACAAGAGAAGGGATTTGTCCTTGTCGATATTGGTGCAAAAGTGACAGAGATGCGCTCCATCAAAGATTCACATGAAATAGAGCTGTTGAAAGTTGCCGGCCATTTATCCGATTTGGCAATTGGGGAATCTTTGAAGCATGTCAGCATCGGGATGAGTGAACTTGAATTTGATGCCTATGGTGATCGTTTGCTGCTTGAAGTTGCTTCACAGAAATATCAGGATGAATTGATCGGATATGCCGATTGGACATGCTCGGGTGTTGTGCGGAGCGAGATGCCCCATTTGTATTCAAGCACTCGGAAATTTGCGGACGGTGACGTTGTCGTCCATAGCCGACAAGTATGGTTCAACAACTATCGTGCGGAGAATGAACGGACGTTTTTAATCGGGAACGTGACGGAAAAGCAGAAGGATTTACTGAAGTTGGCGATTGAAGCCCAGCAAGTCGGAATGGAATTAATCCGACCCGGTATTTTAGCGAGGGATGTCGACATCGCTACATTTGAAGTGTTTAGAAAAGCCGGCTATGCGGAATTTGTTCAACACCGTGTCGGTCATGGACTTGGCCTGTCGGAACATGAAGAGCCCTATTTGCGATTTGATAATGATTTGGTTTTACAAGAAGGGATGGTCTACACGATTGAGCCGGGAATTTATGTGCCCGGCGTAGGTGGATTCAGACATTCCGATACAGTCATCTTAACGGAAAACGGCAGCCGCTCAATCACCGAGTATCCTCGGGATTTCGAAAGTATGCAGTTTTAA
- a CDS encoding DUF2179 domain-containing protein: MLSIILTIIVINLTYVSLFTLRVLFTFKGLRVIASVVSMVEVFVYLMGLKLVLDNLDNPINIAAYCFGWGLGVYVGSRIEKKLALGYTVFEVVVNDTDTDICRYLREKNYGVTSWFADGKDGKRLVMKVLAKRRDEQKLRSTILELAPRAFIISYEPTTFNGGFLVRNLR, translated from the coding sequence ATGCTGTCCATAATTCTTACGATAATCGTCATTAACTTGACGTACGTCTCGTTATTCACGTTGCGCGTCCTGTTTACATTCAAAGGACTTCGGGTCATTGCCTCAGTCGTTTCGATGGTTGAAGTGTTTGTCTATTTAATGGGGCTGAAATTGGTGTTAGACAATCTCGATAATCCAATCAATATTGCCGCATACTGTTTCGGTTGGGGGCTTGGTGTATATGTCGGAAGCCGGATTGAGAAAAAGCTTGCGTTAGGGTATACAGTATTCGAGGTCGTCGTAAATGACACCGACACGGACATCTGCCGCTATTTACGCGAGAAAAACTACGGTGTAACATCATGGTTTGCAGATGGAAAGGATGGCAAGCGGCTTGTGATGAAGGTCCTTGCCAAGCGAAGAGATGAGCAAAAACTTCGGAGCACCATTTTAGAATTGGCACCAAGGGCATTTATCATCTCCTATGAACCGACTACGTTTAATGGTGGGTTTTTGGTGAGGAATTTGCGGTAG
- a CDS encoding IS256 family transposase, with protein MAQLNFNLDMDVLKDSVMNSNIDAVVKSTIVLVLNEYMEMERDEYLNAASYERSADRVDYRNGYYERDFTMSIGKITLKVPRTRQGDFAPSVFERYARCDQALVLSMLEMVVNGVSTRKVTKIVEQLCGKSVSKSFVSSLTAKLDPIVNEWANRPLNTNFYPYLFVDAMYIKVREHNRVVSKAVYIALGVDKEGRREILGLKVDHNESYKSWSSFFQHLISRGLQSPKLVVSDAHEGLKKAIQEDFLGTSWQRCNVHFKRNIVEAFPKKDNQEAISLLKSIFAAEDMDTVRSLKELFFEKYEENPKYQKALKILDEGFEDSIQYMNFPIAHRKSIRSTNGVERLNEEIRRRERVIRIFPNTQSAFRLIGAVLISYVESNKYWNKRLFTAKKS; from the coding sequence ATGGCCCAACTTAATTTTAACCTAGATATGGATGTTTTAAAAGACTCTGTGATGAATTCAAACATTGATGCTGTCGTCAAATCCACAATCGTTTTAGTCCTGAACGAATACATGGAAATGGAACGGGATGAGTACTTGAACGCTGCGTCCTACGAGCGTTCTGCCGACCGTGTAGATTATCGAAACGGATATTATGAGCGTGATTTTACCATGAGTATCGGAAAGATTACTTTGAAGGTTCCCCGTACTCGCCAAGGTGATTTCGCTCCCTCAGTCTTTGAAAGATATGCGCGATGTGACCAAGCCCTTGTTCTATCCATGCTTGAAATGGTTGTGAATGGGGTGTCAACACGAAAAGTCACCAAGATTGTTGAACAGCTTTGCGGTAAGAGTGTGTCAAAATCATTCGTTTCCTCCCTTACAGCGAAACTGGATCCCATTGTCAATGAATGGGCAAATCGTCCTTTGAATACAAACTTTTATCCTTACTTATTTGTGGACGCAATGTACATTAAAGTTAGGGAGCACAACCGTGTAGTCTCTAAAGCCGTCTACATCGCTTTGGGAGTGGACAAGGAAGGTCGTCGGGAAATCTTAGGGTTGAAAGTAGATCATAACGAAAGTTATAAGAGTTGGTCCTCCTTTTTCCAACATCTTATTTCAAGAGGTCTACAATCACCAAAACTGGTTGTTTCCGATGCCCATGAAGGTCTTAAAAAAGCCATTCAAGAGGATTTTTTAGGAACCTCTTGGCAGCGATGCAATGTCCACTTCAAACGCAACATCGTAGAAGCTTTCCCTAAAAAGGACAACCAGGAAGCAATCAGTCTACTAAAAAGCATATTTGCCGCAGAAGATATGGACACCGTGCGAAGTCTGAAAGAGCTGTTCTTTGAAAAGTACGAAGAGAATCCCAAGTACCAAAAAGCATTAAAAATACTTGACGAGGGATTTGAAGACTCAATCCAATACATGAATTTTCCTATCGCCCATCGCAAGTCGATACGAAGCACTAATGGTGTAGAAAGGCTGAATGAAGAGATCCGCAGGCGTGAAAGAGTTATCCGGATCTTCCCGAATACCCAATCCGCTTTTAGGTTGATTGGCGCCGTACTCATCAGTTATGTCGAATCAAATAAATACTGGAATAAACGATTGTTTACAGCTAAAAAGTCGTAA
- a CDS encoding YrdB family protein, which yields MIVNLTLRFILEMCGLIAVSYWGFQSGSGFLMKSVLGIGSPLLMAIVWGLFVSPKAPMQFKGFRRVILELIIFGIAALALYDVGKQLLAIVFGILTVVNSILVYLGERGERVPGSH from the coding sequence ATGATAGTAAACCTAACACTTCGATTTATTTTAGAAATGTGTGGCCTAATTGCAGTGTCATACTGGGGCTTTCAAAGTGGTAGTGGTTTTCTAATGAAGTCTGTATTAGGCATTGGCTCACCTCTGTTAATGGCAATTGTTTGGGGTCTCTTTGTCTCGCCTAAGGCTCCTATGCAATTCAAAGGTTTTAGACGAGTAATACTTGAACTGATCATTTTTGGTATAGCGGCTTTAGCTTTATACGATGTTGGAAAGCAGTTGTTGGCAATTGTTTTTGGAATACTAACGGTAGTAAATAGTATTTTGGTGTACTTAGGGGAGCGGGGGGAGCGAGTACCAGGTTCTCATTGA
- a CDS encoding transposase codes for MANRKRGWHPNGFYHIIVRGNNRQNIFNTERDMYEYFRNLNYVNSKCPFELYAYCIMSNHVHLLIRSRLVPLGKVMMRLNRRYSDYYRKKYNYVGQIYQNRYYSKEIVDPIGLLNVGSYIHRNPIETKEPMVDSMDQYRYSSYQYYFYEHKSPHVFLNLKLLPSLLPVGWEKTGRGYARYCRERGEEGKEDSVLLGSH; via the coding sequence ATGGCTAATAGGAAGAGGGGGTGGCATCCGAACGGCTTTTACCACATCATTGTCCGGGGCAACAATCGACAGAACATATTCAATACTGAACGAGATATGTATGAATATTTTAGGAACCTGAACTATGTAAATAGCAAATGCCCATTCGAATTGTATGCGTATTGCATCATGTCCAACCATGTCCATCTGCTGATTCGTTCACGCCTTGTTCCGCTTGGGAAAGTCATGATGCGACTCAATCGTCGGTACAGTGATTATTACCGCAAAAAATACAACTATGTCGGTCAAATTTATCAAAACAGGTATTACTCAAAAGAGATTGTCGACCCAATCGGTCTATTGAATGTTGGATCATATATACATAGGAACCCGATTGAAACAAAAGAGCCGATGGTCGATTCGATGGATCAGTATCGCTATTCATCCTACCAATATTATTTTTATGAACATAAAAGCCCCCATGTGTTTTTGAATTTGAAGTTATTGCCTTCCTTATTGCCGGTGGGGTGGGAGAAGACGGGGAGGGGATATGCGAGGTATTGTCGGGAGAGGGGGGAGGAAGGAAAGGAAGATTCAGTGCTGTTAGGTTCACATTGA
- a CDS encoding DUF3990 domain-containing protein: MLINYDPNLPLYHGTIDLYSDSVLKHGVKIFPRKKGGVDFGPGFYLTSNFEQAENWAKRRTEKPIPIKSILELSSITIGDFLGMKKDFQPTVLKFRIKDAAEWEELNYKVFGAEDSVWREFVWNMRQGNQDPLKSKDWIYGPVADGGLLSTNFKDIKAYHNKNQLAVLTDEAAQHLELLEVVKC; encoded by the coding sequence TTGTTGATTAATTATGATCCTAATCTACCCTTATATCATGGGACGATAGATTTATATTCCGATAGCGTTCTTAAACATGGGGTGAAGATATTTCCAAGGAAAAAAGGCGGAGTTGATTTTGGACCAGGTTTTTACTTGACAAGTAATTTTGAACAAGCCGAGAATTGGGCAAAACGGCGTACAGAAAAACCGATTCCTATTAAATCAATTCTGGAATTATCCAGTATAACAATCGGTGATTTTCTCGGTATGAAAAAGGATTTTCAACCCACTGTTCTCAAGTTTAGGATTAAGGATGCTGCCGAATGGGAAGAGTTAAACTATAAGGTATTCGGGGCTGAAGATTCGGTGTGGAGAGAATTTGTATGGAATATGCGCCAAGGGAATCAAGATCCCTTAAAATCTAAAGATTGGATTTATGGCCCTGTTGCTGACGGTGGTTTATTGTCAACGAATTTTAAGGATATAAAAGCATATCATAATAAGAATCAGTTAGCGGTATTAACGGATGAAGCTGCACAGCATTTGGAACTATTGGAGGTGGTAAAATGTTAA
- a CDS encoding SLATT domain-containing protein — translation MGINNQFNVNLGCNGKHKTKRVDILDVFYDLKRRIKITRKSRIIASKRLRTKHEYFEKITTFYSVLVLLFSVAFIDNVDAVQILLVLSISLTFFTMFLNNKNYKERAGNFETNYQHLDILLNKIERLETNLDSIDMETVKGLHRDYEKLLIEKENHHDIDYMTSSEELKSSNKQEIVSYHRKTKTIHFLLAIYPLILIILIFTFRWIVELYKTWF, via the coding sequence ATGGGAATTAATAATCAATTCAACGTAAACCTTGGTTGTAATGGAAAACATAAAACAAAGAGAGTGGATATTTTGGATGTGTTTTATGATTTAAAGCGCAGAATCAAGATAACTAGAAAATCTCGAATTATAGCCTCGAAAAGGTTAAGGACTAAACACGAATACTTTGAGAAAATCACTACTTTTTATTCGGTTTTAGTTCTTCTGTTTTCTGTGGCGTTTATAGACAACGTCGATGCAGTGCAAATTCTATTGGTGCTGTCAATCTCTTTAACTTTCTTTACGATGTTTCTTAATAATAAAAACTATAAAGAAAGAGCTGGTAATTTTGAAACGAATTATCAGCATTTAGATATTTTATTAAATAAAATAGAGAGATTAGAAACAAATTTAGATAGCATCGACATGGAAACGGTGAAAGGACTTCACCGAGATTACGAGAAACTCCTCATAGAAAAAGAGAATCATCACGATATAGACTACATGACATCCAGCGAAGAATTAAAGTCATCCAATAAACAAGAGATAGTAAGTTACCATCGTAAGACTAAAACTATACATTTTTTATTGGCTATTTATCCTCTGATTTTAATTATTTTAATATTTACTTTTCGTTGGATTGTCGAGTTGTATAAAACATGGTTTTGA
- a CDS encoding IS110 family transposase: MAVQLFNHKPGKNGSHWIELLRSGKAHTILVVAIDIGKYTHKVMMANVYQDVVVKPFELDASLSGFQLLVAKIEETCQKNGLDEVVVGIETTAHYYEDLVRLCHEKGYVVRVINSATTSIERESMLNWSKTDDLDLVAIVHSILQGRGNPPKSLRKELRTLKKLTRFRRELVSQRTRLTNQQFALMDTIFREFQGKTVWVDGKKQKKKPFSTMETKTVQYLMRHHPHPEDILTLGEEGLYELSRKENLKLRKTAVDCLLEFARESISQPKEELAAELYQLKVTLDLLDNLKEKISDLEKKIEELLLPTDGALLLSIPGIGKVLAAELRAEIGPIDDYTHAGQLIKLAGTNPIVKQSGGHKATYGGISKQGRRHFRSVVYLVGSKCAVSNPELRKHYLALIDRGKKPRQAYIAIGNRVLRLAFAMLRDRRLYQSTDSDYSLKSILENKIGTHENRRQFCEAYVFSS, from the coding sequence ATGGCTGTACAGCTATTTAATCATAAACCGGGGAAAAATGGAAGTCATTGGATTGAACTACTAAGAAGCGGGAAGGCTCATACGATTCTCGTGGTAGCTATCGACATTGGCAAATATACGCACAAAGTGATGATGGCAAATGTCTATCAGGATGTGGTGGTTAAGCCGTTTGAATTAGATGCTTCCCTTTCGGGTTTTCAGCTGTTGGTTGCGAAGATTGAGGAAACATGCCAGAAGAATGGGCTGGATGAAGTCGTTGTTGGCATTGAGACAACTGCTCATTATTATGAGGATTTGGTGAGGCTTTGCCACGAAAAAGGGTATGTTGTCCGGGTGATCAACTCCGCTACCACTTCCATCGAACGAGAATCCATGTTGAACTGGTCAAAGACCGATGATTTAGACTTGGTTGCCATTGTCCATTCCATTCTCCAAGGAAGAGGCAACCCACCAAAAAGCTTGCGGAAGGAACTGCGAACGTTAAAGAAGCTAACGCGCTTTCGCAGGGAATTGGTATCGCAAAGAACTCGACTGACGAACCAGCAGTTTGCCTTAATGGATACCATCTTCCGGGAATTCCAAGGAAAGACCGTATGGGTGGATGGGAAAAAGCAGAAGAAAAAACCCTTCTCCACGATGGAAACCAAGACAGTTCAATATTTAATGCGACATCACCCGCACCCTGAAGATATCCTAACCCTTGGAGAGGAAGGTCTCTACGAACTTTCTCGGAAAGAGAATTTAAAGCTTAGAAAAACAGCCGTTGACTGCCTTTTGGAGTTCGCTAGAGAATCCATCTCCCAACCGAAAGAAGAACTCGCTGCCGAATTGTATCAACTGAAAGTGACTCTTGATCTGTTAGACAACCTAAAAGAAAAGATCAGTGACCTGGAAAAGAAGATTGAAGAACTTCTCCTTCCGACTGACGGGGCTCTCCTCCTAAGCATTCCTGGAATCGGGAAAGTCTTGGCGGCAGAATTGCGTGCAGAAATTGGACCAATCGACGACTACACACACGCTGGGCAACTGATCAAATTAGCAGGCACTAACCCCATCGTTAAGCAGTCGGGCGGGCACAAAGCGACCTACGGAGGAATCTCCAAACAAGGGCGTAGACATTTCCGTTCGGTAGTCTACTTGGTTGGAAGTAAATGCGCGGTCTCCAACCCGGAGCTAAGGAAGCACTACTTGGCACTGATTGATCGAGGCAAGAAGCCAAGACAAGCCTACATCGCCATTGGAAACCGAGTTCTTCGATTGGCATTCGCCATGCTTAGAGACCGGCGACTTTACCAAAGTACAGATTCTGATTACTCGTTAAAAAGCATCCTTGAAAACAAGATTGGCACCCATGAAAACCGGCGTCAGTTCTGCGAAGCATATGTATTCTCATCTTAA